The Streptomyces sp. NBC_00510 genomic interval CGCCGCGTTGGTCATCGCCTGCGACGTGTACCGCGCGTACGTCGAGCAGTCGCTGATCATCTTGGTGATGACCTTCGCCTGGGCCTTGAAGCCCTCGGCCGCGGCGCCCTCCCAGTGCTGGGTGATGTGCCCGACCGCCGCGTCGAACACGGACTTGGCACTGCCGCTCCCCACCACGAGCTGGTCGTGGACCTGCATCCAGCCCTTGGCGCAGGACTCGACCTCGACGTGGTCGGCGTTGGCGACCATGCCCTTCATCTGGTCCATGTTCTTGGTGCCGGCGAAGTCCGTGCTGTGCTCACCGACGTAGCACTGGGTGGGGGCGTTGTACTCGTAGTACGCCCCTTCGGTGTCAGTCATTGGTTAACCCCCTTGGCGACCGGCACGACGTTCCTCACTGCCCTCACTGCGCCCATCCTCAGCCCTTGCCGGAGCCGGACATGCCGCTCTGCGCGTCGTATTCGGCATCCGAATAGTGGCCGTGCACCTTCTTCGTCTTGCCGCCGAAGTCGTTCATGACACGGTGGATGTACGCGACGACCGACTCGATGTGCGTCTTCATGTCCTCGTGCGCACGCGCCAGTTTCTCGGCCTCGTCGAATCCGGCGCCGAGGGCGCCGGGCGGCAGGTAAGTGTCGTTCTTGGCACAGACGTTGGCCACGCCCAGTTGGCTGATGACGCCGTTGAGCTTGGTGATCGTGTCCTCAAGCTCACTCAGATCGACCTTGTACTGGTCACTCATCGTGTCGCTTCCCCGTTCCTACTCATGTGTTGATCCCTCGCTTGCGACGCCAGTCGCCCAACACCACGCCGCCGCCCACCAGCAGCGCGACACCGCCGATCGCGCCGCCGACCGTGTAGACGGCGTAGCGCTCGGTGCGTTCATGGGGGCTCTCGCCGAGGATGACGGTCGCCGCCTCGATCTTCTCGTGGGCCCCGGCGTTGACGACGGGGTCCGGCGTCGGGGCGTCCTGCGGGGTGGTGGCGTCGTCGTTCACGGCGGCCACGGGGTCGATGACGCCCCATCCGACGAAGTCGTCGCGGCCCGGCTTGCCGCGGTCCGCGGTCTGCTCGATCTGGGTGATGACCTGGCGGTAGGTCCAGTCGGGGTGCTTGGCCCTGATGAGGGCCGCGACGCCGGAGACGTACGGTGCGGAGAAGCTGGTGCCCTGGTCGATGCAGTGGCCGCCGAAGGGGACGGTGGAGACCATGTCGACGCCGGGGGCGGCGATGCCCACGAAGGAGCCGGGCTGCGAGAAATTGGCGCGGGCGTTGTCGCGGTCGGAGGCGCCGACCGCCAGGACGCCGTCGTAGGAGGCGGGGTAGGTCAGCTTTTCCTGCCCGCCCGCGCCGTCGTTGCCGGCGGAGGCGACGATCAGGGCGTCGCGTTCCTGGGCGTACTTGACGGCCTGCTCCAGCGCGGAGTCGGGCGGCATCGCCGTGGCGGTGTCCTGCGAGATGTTGATGACCTTGGCGCCGGCGTTCGCGGCGTACTTGATCGCCTCGACCATGGTCCTGACCGTGCCGCCGCCCTGGTTGTCGTTCTGGCGGATGGCGAGGATCGACGCGCGCGGGGCGATGCCGACGAAGCCGGTGTCCTTGAAGGGCCGGGCGGCGATGATGCCGGCGACCTTGGTGCCGTGGCCGACCGGGTCCTTGGTGCCGTCGTTCTTGCGGTCCCGGTCGATCAGGTCCTTGCCCGCGTGGAACTTGATGGCGGTGGCGAGTTGCGTGTTGTTCTTGTCGACGCCGGTGTCGATGACGGCGACGACCACCCCGAGGCCCTGGGTGTCCTTCCACAACTGCTCGAGGACGATGCGCTGCAGCGACCAGGGCGTGCCCTTGATCACGTCGGACGGGAACGAGCACTGGGTGTCGTCGATCTGGAAGCGCTCGTTGTCGCCGTCGTCGGCGAGGACCGTGCGTACGTCGCCGGCCGACGACGCCGAGGCGACGCCGGAGGCCGGCAGGCCGAAGGCGGCGAGCGCCGCTGCTGCGGCGATGGCGGCGGTGCGCCTCACGGCGTGCGATCCCACTGGTGTTCCGTCCTCCCGTTGTGTGCGGTTCGTGGTCAAACCGCCGACGAGGGCGAGCACGTACGTCGTCCGTACACGCCCGCCCTCATCACGTACTACGCGGCCAGGCGCGTCATCAGCCCCAGATCTGCCGGTTCTTGTTCTCGGTGGCCTGGTAGCTCTGCGCGGCCGTGTCGAGGGCACGGGCGATGGCCTCCAGCGTCTGGTGCATGGACGCGGCGCGCTGGTCCCACTCGGTCTGCTTGGTGCGGTAGGCCTCCTGCGCGGAGCCCTCCCACGTGGTCGCGATCTTCTTCACGCCGGCCTCGAGGTCGTCCAGCTGGCGCTTGATGTTGTTGGCCGTCGTACGCACGTCGGTCGCGGCCTGGGAGATGGTCTGGAAATTGACCAGGATCTGCCCGGACATGTGATGTCTCCTCAGATGTTGGATTCGGATGGGTGCGCCGGCCGGCGCGGCGTCAGGTCACCGCGCGGGGACGGTCATCCGAACGGGTTGCTTCCCTGCGCCGAGATGCTCTGGATGGACGCGCGCTGCTCCTCCTCGGAGGCGGAGTAGTTCTTGGTGCTCGCGTCCACAGCTTCCTTGATGTCGCCCAGGATCTGGTTGATCTTGTTGGCGTCCTGGTTCACCTGCGACTGCAGGTTGTTGTACGCCGTGGCGGCGGAACCCTTCCACCCCGAGGTGATCGTGTCGATCACGGTCTGGAGGCGGCGGATCTCGCCCTGGATCGAGGAGTTGACCGTGGAGATGCGGTTGCTGAACGCAACCATCTCCTCCTCGGTCATGGTGAACTGCTGTCCAGCCATGTCTGGCGTCCCCCATGAGACGTAGAAGATCGGATTCGTCGCACATCGGAAGATGTGGTCGGTCTTCAACTCTAGCCAATAGCGGTGACAAGGCGAACAGGTACCCGGTTCCGTATCGGGATCCTGACCTTCATCACCAAACCCTCACGTTGCCACGGGTGTTGATGGCTTGGCCAATGGATTGTCAAATACTCAATCAATACCCGTGAAGCTCCGCGGAAATACCAGTTCAGGAGCCCTGCGCCTGCTTCGCCGCGTTGACGTCGAGCGTCGGCCCGCTCGCGAGGAGGTCCGACCAGATCCGCGGCACCGGCACCGGGGAGTTCTTCGCGTAGCCGAGCTTGGTCTGCACGACGCCGACCGCGTCGTCCTGCTTGGCGGCGCCGCCGCTGTCGCTGTCGCCGGTCGTCGGCACCGAGTAGCGCAGGCCGGTGTCGGTGACCATGAAGATGGACCCGATGCGCTTGTCGGTACCGTCGTACGCCTTGTAGAAGAGGCCGCTACCGGGCGAGACGTAGGTGTTCGTACCGCTCTGCGCCACGTCCCGGGGGAACTTCTTCCCGGCCCACATCGTCATCGCCGGCTTCTTGGTCACCTTGTCGTCGACACCGCTGTACACGCTGCACGCGACGCTGCGACCGTCCTTCTCGTCCTGGGTGTTGGCCTGCGTGACCGCCTTCTCCGGCCAACCGAGGTCGTCCATGAAGGTCTCGCTCGCCTGGGCCGAGGTGACTTCGCCCACGTTGACGGAGACCGCCTCCGGCGATCCGTCGTACAGCGACCTCGCCTGGGGGCTGTTCAGCAGCAGCTTCGCCATGAAGGCGGTGACACGGACGACCCGGTCCCGCTGCACCACGTACTGGTCGTCGTTGGCCTTCAGCACCAGGCCGACCTTCGCGTGCTCCGCGCTCAGGCCCGGCGCGGTGGACGTCTCGCCCATGCCGTCGACCTGCGGGAAGGAGATGGCGGCGCCCGGCACGTTGTTGAGGGTCGACAGGAAGTCGGCGTCGACCTTCTGCGGCTGCGCCGAGGCGCCGAAGATGACCTGGCGCAGGGTGTTGACCAGTTCGGGCTGCTGCTTCCCGTCGGGGCCGCCGAGCAGGTAGGAGAAGCCCCGGTCCGTCACCAGGTACTGGGCGCCGCCGGGCACCTCGATGTACATGGCCTCGTCGTCACGGAGCTGGTTCGCGCCCCCGACCAGGGCCGCTTCCTTGGGCTTCTGCTGGTTGATGACGAGGACCGCCCGCTGGGCCGAGCGGTCCGTGCCGCCGCCCGGGGTCTCGCACAGCGCCCAGGTCTTGGGCTTGCCGGCGTCGGCCTGGCCGGGCAGCCGGTCCGGGGCGTAGGGGATGCCGATGGTGCTGCCGAGCGTCATGCCGCTGTTGTCGAGCACCGACTCCTTGACCTTGATGACCTCGAACTTCTCGGGGTCGAGCAGCAGTCGGGCGGAGGCGAGGTTGAGCACGGGGTGCAGCTGCGCCTCGCCGTTGGTCTTCAGCACGACGTAACGGGTGGTGGACTCGTCGCCGACGATGACCTTCTGGGCGGGGGTGTCCCAGCCCTTGGGCGCGGCGGGCTTCAATATGCCCCAGAATCCGAAGCCGACGACGACCAGCAGACCCACGACGAGACTCGGGGCGACGGTCTTCAGCGGACGCGGGGCGGCCTCCTCCGAACCGTGCGGGGAGGGCTGGAGGAACGCGGCCACCGTGCGCCTGCGCGCGAACGAGTAGGCGTTCAGCTCATCCCTACGTGTCGCCATCCCTGCGTCAACTCCCCGTATGTCGCTGCTTTGTTGTGGCGTTCCCCGGTCCCGTCTGTCCGCCGCGGTGACGGCTGTGGTGACGGCTGTGGTGAGGGGGACCCCTACTATGCCGTGTGACGATCGCACCGTACGGTACGGGGTAGCGCGATCGGCCCGCCAGCGGCACCCGGAGCGTCCCAGGCCGGCAGGGCGACGGACGCGAGCGAGCGCTGGACGGCGCCGGACGCCGCCCACGCGGCACAGGTACCAGCAGAAGCAGAAGGGTTGTACGGGGGATGACCACCGCGACCAGGTCCCGGCGCAGTCCGGGCGACGAGCCACCGCAGCAGTACGCCGGACCACCCGGGAACGGGCACGGCGGCTCCCCCGCGGCGCGGGCCGGGGCGGCGGCCCCGGTGATGACCCGCAGACCCGGGAGCATAGGCCCCGTGCGGGTGCAGCAACTCGTGCTGATCGAGCTGGCACTCGCACTGCTGCTGGGCGGCTGGCTGATCCACGAGGTGGTCGGGCCCGTCGTGGCCGCGGTCATCGCCGTTCCGCTGCTGCTCTTCGGCCTGCTGCGGCGGCGCGGCCGCCCGATGCCGGAGTGGATGGCCACCGCCCGCGCCCTGAAGACCCGTCAGCGGCGCAACGCCGCCGGCGTCCCGCAGGGCACCGACCCCGGTTTCGTGCCGGCCGTGGAGTGCGACCCCGCGCTGCGCACCTACGGGTACACCGACGAGCGCGAGCAGCGCGAGATCGGCATGATCGGCGACGGCACCTTCCTGACGGCCGTCGTCCAGGTGCAAGCGGTCGACGAACCGCTGCGCCCGGCCCGCGGCGTCCGCTCGCTCCCCCTGGAGCTGCTGAACGGCCTGCTGACGGTGGACGACATCCGGCTCGCGTCGGTCCAGGTCGTCCAGCACACCCAGCCCGCCCCCGCCCCGCACCTGCCCGCGCAGGCGCTGGCCACGCGCTCCTACGCACCGCTGCAGGCGCAGAGCCAGACGCCGGGGCTGCGGCTCACGTGGATCGCGATCAAGCTCGACCCCGAACTGTGCCCGGAGGCGGTGCAGGCGCGCGGCGGCGGCATGGCCGGGGCGCGGCGCGCCCTGCTGCGGGCCGCCGACCACCTGGTGAGCCGGCTGGTGGGCACCGGGCTCGAGGCCCGCGTGCTGACCGAGCCCGAGATCATCGCCGCCGTGGCGACGTCGAGTTGCGTGAACCCCCTCGCCACGACGGGCGGCGCCGCCCTCGACGGCAGCCGCCAGGCACGCCGTACCTCCGAGAGCGCGCGGGCGTGGCGGTGCGACGACCGCTGGCACACGACCTACTGGGTCAGCCGCTGGCCGCAGCTGGGCACCGGCGCCGCCGCACTGCCCGACCTGGTCGGCCTGCTGACCTCCTCGCCCGCGCTGGCCAGCACCTTCTCGCTGGTCCTCGCGCCGGGCGGCAGCCGGGCGGCGCTGCTGTCCGGGTACGTACGGCTGACCGGCCGCAGCGAGAACGAACTGACCGAGGCACGGCGTCAGTTGGAGCGCCGCGCCACCGCGTCCCGGCTGGGCCTGGTGCGGCTTGACCGCGAGCAGGTACCCGGCATCCTGGCCACGCTGCCCTTGGGAGGTACCCGCTGATGTCGGCTCCGACCGTTCCCGCCTTCGGCGGACAGCGCCCCGGCGCGGGCTCCGGTTTCCCCGGCGGCGCCGGGCCCCGCCCCTCGCACCTGCCGCAGGGCGCCGACCCGCGCGGCTCCTCGTTCGCCGGCTCCGGACGGCGCACGCTGCGTGCCGCGTTCGGGCTGCTCGGACCGCGCCGCGACCGGCACACCCTCACGCCCGGGCAGCTGTCCGGGCTGTCCCTGCCGATCGGTGACGACGGTGTCGTCATCGGGATCGACGCCGCCAACCAGCCCGCCGTGCTGGCGCTGAGCCGCCCGGTCCGGCTCGACGTGGTGCTGGTCGGCAGCATGTGGCTGGCGCAGGTGCTGTCACTGCGCGCCGCCGCGACCGGTGCCCGGGTCGCGGTGGAGACCGCCCGCCCCCAGTCGTGGGCGCCGATGGCGCAGGCGGCGGGCGGCGGCCAGCAGTGCGTGACGGTGCACGAGGTCGGGCGGATCGCCCCGCAGGGTCCTTCGGTGCACAGCCCCGTCGTCATCGTCCGTGACTGCGGCGCCCGTCCGCCGCGCAGCCGGGTGGCGGCGCAGTCCTGGCAGTCGGTCATGACCCTGCTGCCGTACCTGGGGCCGACGGCCCCGCGGTTGCTCGCCGGCGGCGACGTGGTGGGGCTGCAGCGGGTCTCGCCCCAGGAGGCCGAGGTCATCGGCCAGGTGATGGGCCTGTCGGAGGCCGACGTGGCCGCGCTGCCGACGCTCGGCGACAACGTGACGATGTGGTGCACGCGCAAGCGCCGGCAGTTCGTGATGACGCAGCCCACGGACGCGGAGTCCGGCCTTCTGGGCCCGGCCCGGCGCGTGGACTGACCCGGGGTCGCCCGTCGGGGCGCTCCGGACGCTCTCGTGCCGCGGCGGTTACCCGGCCGCGGCACGGGGCATGGGCACAGGGGTCCCGGCATCCGCAGCGGCCGTGCCAACGCGTGGACGGCACGGCTCCGTGCGCGGCGAACGGTGCATCACGTCGGCGTGCCGGTCGTGATGCCGACGGCGCTTGCCCTACCCGCGGCCCGGATGATTAGGCTCTTCCGGTGAGCCGCGGCGGCTGTGCCGCGGGAACTCCGAGACGGGGGAATCGCGTCCGCTCCGACGGACCGGGCGCGTACTTGAGTTGACCAGGAGGCACAGTGAGCAGCGATCAGGACGACATCCGCACGGGCGGGGCCGTCCCGGACGGGGATCAGTCCGACGCGGACCTCACGGGCGAGTTCCAGATCGACTACGCGCCGCCGTCCTGGTACACGCAGCAGGCGGGAGGAGGCGCGCCCACGCCCGCTCCCCCGGCCCCGGCTCCCGCGGTGAGCCCGCCGCCGGTCGGTCCGCCGGTGGCGGCCACGCCCGAGGCGATGTCACCGCAGGAGCCGCAGAACCCCCGTCCCGCGCAGGCCGGGCAACCGCCCGCCCCTGCACCCGCCGTCGCCCCGGGCGTCCCGACCCTGCGTCCCGCCGCGGAGGAGGCCCCCGCCCCCACCCCCGCGGAGCCGCAGCCCGCTCCGGCGGTCCCTGACGCCACCCGCGAGGCCGCCGCGGCGGCGGTCTTCGCCGACCCCGAGCCCGCCCCGCCCGAGGAACCGCAGCCGGTGGAACCGCAGCCCGTGGAGGCGCCCGCGCCGGTGGCCACCGAGGTGACGCCCGCGCCCGCGGAGCCGGACGCAGGGCCGCAGCAGCCGCCGGTGCCGCAGCCCCAGGAAGCGCCCCAGGGGGAGATCGCGGCCACCCCCGAGCAGCAGCCGCAGCCGCCCGCTCCGGCGCCGCAGTCCCAGGTGCCGCCGCTGCCGCCGGAGTACCAGCCGGCCACCCCTCAGGAGGCACCGCAGCAGCCTGCCCCGGTGCAGCCCCCGCCTCAGCAGGGGTACGGCTACCCGCAGCCGCCGCATCAGGGTGCGCCGTGGGGCGACCCCAACCCGCCCGCGCCGCAGCAGCCGTACGGTTACCCCCAGCCCGGCCCGCCGCCGCCGCACGGTTACGGGTACCCGCAGCCGAACCAGGGCGCGCCCTGGGGTGACGCCCACGCGCAGCAGCCGCCGTACCCGCAGCCCCCGTACCCGCAGCAGGGGTACGGCTATCCGCAGCAGGGGCCCGGCCCGCACGCCCAGCCCCAGCCGCCGTACGCCCAGACGGCCCCGCAGCAGCCCCCGGCTCCCGCGCCCGGGCCGCTCCCGCAGCAGGGGCAGCAGCCGATGCCGCCGTACGCCGACGGAGCCAACCCCCCGGCACCGCCGCACGGTTACGGCTATCCGCAGCCTGGGCCCGGCCCGCACGCCCAGCCCCAGCCCCAGCCGCAACCGCCGGTGCAGCCCCACCCCCCGGTGCTGCCGCAGCAGCAGCAACAGCCCACCCCGCCCGTGGACCCGCGCACGGCCGCCGGCTGGGGCGGTCCCGGTCCCGGCCAGGAGCAGCAGCAGCGGGTCATGCACGGCGCCCCGCTCGGCTACAACGCGGCCGTGGAGCTCTCCTCGGACCGTCTGCTGCGCCAGCAGCCGAAGGCGCGCAGGAACAACAACCAGGCGTCGCGCTTCAAGATCGGCGCGAAGAAGGAGGAGCAGGAGCGCCAGCGCAGGCTGGACCTGATCCGCACGCCCGTGCTGTCCTGCTACCGGATCGCGGTGATCAGCCTCAAGGGCGGCGTCGGCAAGACGACGACCACCACCGCCCTGGGCGCCACGCTCGCCTCCGAGCGCCAGGACAAGATCCTGGCCATCGACGCCAACCCGGACGCCGGCACGCTCGGCCGCCGCGTGCGCCGGGAGACCGGCGCGACGATCCGCGACCTCGTCCAGGCGCTGCCGCACCTCAACAGCTACATGGACATCCGCCGCTTCACCTCGCAGGCGCCCTCGGGCCTGGAGATCATCGCCAACGACGTGGACCCGGCCGTCTCCACCACCTTCAACGACCAGGACTACCGCCGCGCGGTGGCCCTGCTCGGCCAGCAGTACCCGATCATCCTCACCGACTCCGGCACCGGTCTGCTCTACAGCGCCATGCGCGGCGTGCTCGACCTGGCCGACCAGCTGATCATCGTCTCCACCCCGTCGGTGGACGGTGCCAGCAGCGCCAGCACGACCCTCGACTGGCTCGGCGCGCACGGCTACGCCGACCTCGTGCAGCGCAGCCTGACCGTGATCTCCGGGGTCCGCGAGACCGGCAAGACGATCAAGGTGGACGACATCGTCGCGCACTTCGAGACCCGCTGCCGCGCAGTCGTCGTGGTGCCCTTCGACGAGCACCTCGCCGCGGGCGCCGAGGTCGACCTCGACATGATGCGGCCGAAGACCCGTGAGGCGTACTTCCACCTCGCGTCGCTGGTCGCCGAGGACTTCGTCCGCGCCCAGCAGGCCCAGGGCGTCTACCCGCCCCAGCAGCAGATGCCGCCGCAGCAGCAGGGCCAGCAGCCGTACTCGCCGCAGCAGCAGATGCCCCCGCAGCAGGGGTACGGCCACCCGCAGCAGCCGCCCTACGGGCAGCCGGCCCCGCCTCCCCCGCCCGCGCAGGGCGGCATGCCCCAGGGCTGGACCCAGCAGCCTCCCGCGCCTCCGCAGGAGGCGCAGCCCGGGCAGCAGCCCCCGGCGCAGGGGCAGGTCCCGCCCGGCTGGACCCAGCAGCAGTGACGGGAAGGGCCCGTCCCGCCATCGTGGCGGGACGGGCCCTTCGCTTCTGTCGGTCAGCGGCGCTCCGGCCGCCGGTTCACCCGGCGGCGCCGTAGGCGTCGACCAGTTCCCGGGCGCGCTTGACGTCGTCGGCCATCCGCTCCAGGAGCGCGTCGATCGTGTCGAACTTCTCCATGCCCCGCAGGTAGGTGAGGAAGTCGACGGCGACGTGCAGCCCGTACAGGTCCAGCCCGACGCGGTCGATGGCGTACGCCTCGACGGTGCGGGCGGTCCCGTCGAAGGTCGGGTTGGTGCCGACGGAGATCGCGGCGGGCATGGCCTCGCCCTCGACGTGCAGCCAGCCGGCGTAGACCCCGTCCGCGGGGATCGCGGTGTGCGGCAGCGTCTCGACGTTCGCCGTGGGGTATCCGAGGTCCCGGCCACGCTGCGCGCCGCGGACGACCACGCCCTCGACCCGGTGCGGTCGGCCGAGGATCTCGCCGGCGCCCGCCACGTCGCCCTCGGCGATCAGGCGGCGGGTCATCGTGGAGGAGAACGGCCGGCCGCCGCCCGCCTCGCCCGTCAGGTAGAGGTCGACGACGTCCACC includes:
- the mycP gene encoding type VII secretion-associated serine protease mycosin — encoded protein: MRRTAAIAAAAALAAFGLPASGVASASSAGDVRTVLADDGDNERFQIDDTQCSFPSDVIKGTPWSLQRIVLEQLWKDTQGLGVVVAVIDTGVDKNNTQLATAIKFHAGKDLIDRDRKNDGTKDPVGHGTKVAGIIAARPFKDTGFVGIAPRASILAIRQNDNQGGGTVRTMVEAIKYAANAGAKVINISQDTATAMPPDSALEQAVKYAQERDALIVASAGNDGAGGQEKLTYPASYDGVLAVGASDRDNARANFSQPGSFVGIAAPGVDMVSTVPFGGHCIDQGTSFSAPYVSGVAALIRAKHPDWTYRQVITQIEQTADRGKPGRDDFVGWGVIDPVAAVNDDATTPQDAPTPDPVVNAGAHEKIEAATVILGESPHERTERYAVYTVGGAIGGVALLVGGGVVLGDWRRKRGINT
- a CDS encoding WXG100 family type VII secretion target translates to MSGQILVNFQTISQAATDVRTTANNIKRQLDDLEAGVKKIATTWEGSAQEAYRTKQTEWDQRAASMHQTLEAIARALDTAAQSYQATENKNRQIWG
- a CDS encoding WXG100 family type VII secretion target, yielding MAGQQFTMTEEEMVAFSNRISTVNSSIQGEIRRLQTVIDTITSGWKGSAATAYNNLQSQVNQDANKINQILGDIKEAVDASTKNYSASEEEQRASIQSISAQGSNPFG
- the eccB gene encoding type VII secretion protein EccB gives rise to the protein MATRRDELNAYSFARRRTVAAFLQPSPHGSEEAAPRPLKTVAPSLVVGLLVVVGFGFWGILKPAAPKGWDTPAQKVIVGDESTTRYVVLKTNGEAQLHPVLNLASARLLLDPEKFEVIKVKESVLDNSGMTLGSTIGIPYAPDRLPGQADAGKPKTWALCETPGGGTDRSAQRAVLVINQQKPKEAALVGGANQLRDDEAMYIEVPGGAQYLVTDRGFSYLLGGPDGKQQPELVNTLRQVIFGASAQPQKVDADFLSTLNNVPGAAISFPQVDGMGETSTAPGLSAEHAKVGLVLKANDDQYVVQRDRVVRVTAFMAKLLLNSPQARSLYDGSPEAVSVNVGEVTSAQASETFMDDLGWPEKAVTQANTQDEKDGRSVACSVYSGVDDKVTKKPAMTMWAGKKFPRDVAQSGTNTYVSPGSGLFYKAYDGTDKRIGSIFMVTDTGLRYSVPTTGDSDSGGAAKQDDAVGVVQTKLGYAKNSPVPVPRIWSDLLASGPTLDVNAAKQAQGS
- the eccE gene encoding type VII secretion protein EccE, with translation MTTATRSRRSPGDEPPQQYAGPPGNGHGGSPAARAGAAAPVMTRRPGSIGPVRVQQLVLIELALALLLGGWLIHEVVGPVVAAVIAVPLLLFGLLRRRGRPMPEWMATARALKTRQRRNAAGVPQGTDPGFVPAVECDPALRTYGYTDEREQREIGMIGDGTFLTAVVQVQAVDEPLRPARGVRSLPLELLNGLLTVDDIRLASVQVVQHTQPAPAPHLPAQALATRSYAPLQAQSQTPGLRLTWIAIKLDPELCPEAVQARGGGMAGARRALLRAADHLVSRLVGTGLEARVLTEPEIIAAVATSSCVNPLATTGGAALDGSRQARRTSESARAWRCDDRWHTTYWVSRWPQLGTGAAALPDLVGLLTSSPALASTFSLVLAPGGSRAALLSGYVRLTGRSENELTEARRQLERRATASRLGLVRLDREQVPGILATLPLGGTR
- a CDS encoding SCO5717 family growth-regulating ATPase, which gives rise to MSSDQDDIRTGGAVPDGDQSDADLTGEFQIDYAPPSWYTQQAGGGAPTPAPPAPAPAVSPPPVGPPVAATPEAMSPQEPQNPRPAQAGQPPAPAPAVAPGVPTLRPAAEEAPAPTPAEPQPAPAVPDATREAAAAAVFADPEPAPPEEPQPVEPQPVEAPAPVATEVTPAPAEPDAGPQQPPVPQPQEAPQGEIAATPEQQPQPPAPAPQSQVPPLPPEYQPATPQEAPQQPAPVQPPPQQGYGYPQPPHQGAPWGDPNPPAPQQPYGYPQPGPPPPHGYGYPQPNQGAPWGDAHAQQPPYPQPPYPQQGYGYPQQGPGPHAQPQPPYAQTAPQQPPAPAPGPLPQQGQQPMPPYADGANPPAPPHGYGYPQPGPGPHAQPQPQPQPPVQPHPPVLPQQQQQPTPPVDPRTAAGWGGPGPGQEQQQRVMHGAPLGYNAAVELSSDRLLRQQPKARRNNNQASRFKIGAKKEEQERQRRLDLIRTPVLSCYRIAVISLKGGVGKTTTTTALGATLASERQDKILAIDANPDAGTLGRRVRRETGATIRDLVQALPHLNSYMDIRRFTSQAPSGLEIIANDVDPAVSTTFNDQDYRRAVALLGQQYPIILTDSGTGLLYSAMRGVLDLADQLIIVSTPSVDGASSASTTLDWLGAHGYADLVQRSLTVISGVRETGKTIKVDDIVAHFETRCRAVVVVPFDEHLAAGAEVDLDMMRPKTREAYFHLASLVAEDFVRAQQAQGVYPPQQQMPPQQQGQQPYSPQQQMPPQQGYGHPQQPPYGQPAPPPPPAQGGMPQGWTQQPPAPPQEAQPGQQPPAQGQVPPGWTQQQ
- a CDS encoding bifunctional riboflavin kinase/FAD synthetase, which translates into the protein MQRWRGLEDVPGDWGRSVVTIGSYDGVHRGHQLIIGRAVERARELGVASVVVTFDPHPSEVVRPGSHPPLLAAHHRRAELMAELGVDALLILPFTTEFSQLSPGDFVRTVLVDALHARAVVEGPNFRFGHKAAGDVEFLSAMGLKYDYEVDVVDLYLTGEAGGGRPFSSTMTRRLIAEGDVAGAGEILGRPHRVEGVVVRGAQRGRDLGYPTANVETLPHTAIPADGVYAGWLHVEGEAMPAAISVGTNPTFDGTARTVEAYAIDRVGLDLYGLHVAVDFLTYLRGMEKFDTIDALLERMADDVKRARELVDAYGAAG